Below is a window of Ahaetulla prasina isolate Xishuangbanna chromosome 1, ASM2864084v1, whole genome shotgun sequence DNA.
TGTAGTTAGACAACACCTATCTTTTGTAATTAACTCCTTTCAGTCAGGATTTAGGCCTGGTTATGGGGCAGAAATGGCATTGCTCTCGCTTGTCGATGATCTCTGTTAAGAGAGGGATAGAGGTAATGCAACCATGCTCGCTCTTCTTGACTGTCCAGAGCTGCGTGCAAGCCGTGGGCTGGACACGCCTAGTCTAAGGCTTTGAGGGCCCATTTATGGAAGTTCTTCTGTGCATATGGCCTGAATTTGAATCTATGGCACatcaataataattattttatgctGAATACATAGATCTTCCACAAGAATAAGGAATTTAGGAGAAAGTGTTTTACAATGAATGGGagaaaagctgaagtaatccgAACGTAAGCTTTTAACATTatcatgtgatttatatacattaattatatattttatatgcggcCCAAAACAATTTCTCTTCACTCAGTGTAGCCAGGCAAATTGAAAGGTCGGCCACCCGtggcgtagaccaggggtgtcaaactcgatttcattgagggctgcatcagggttttgtttgaccttgggggagcggagtgggcgtggctgggggggcatggccagctcaccatCACTCATATCGGGGgcgtctgtggtggcctgagcactctgcaaaAGAAAACGGATTTCTgagttccgtttttggctgtgatggcctcctgcaaccatctgccagcgaaaacagaactattttcgctggcagaggcaatgTGGGCCAGTCCattgctgtttccaaggtggccccgcgggccagatttaagcacgcTGCAGACCAGATCTGGTTccgaggccttgagtttgacactcctgtcttAGACCATCAGAGGACACAATGCTTTTCAGTAAAAGTACTAATTGTTACAGCCTTCTTTCCAATCCTGCTCACACTCATTACTGATAATAAACTTAGAAAATAAAATCCATTTCATTTGGCATATATTTTTGAACATAGATTTTGAGCATAGATCTGGAACGGAAAGATCAAGCAGCTATGGTTAAGTAGGATATAAGGTATGTAaagtaggaggagaaaggagaagaaaaaatatgTCTTCAGAATCTTAGGCTTCTTTATTTGTTGCAGGATAGATTCTTTTTccaagataccctgtttcccccaaaatatcccctgataataagcccagtcgggcttttgagcacatgacaataaggccaagcgcttatttcagtgttcaaaaaaatataagacagagtcttatttttggggaaacatggtagattttTCATAACTTTCAGTGACTGTACCTCTGCTAAAACCAGGGTGTAGGAACTACTGGTTGTCATGGAAATAAGATTTTAAACTAAAATGGCTATCAAGTCTATTGACAAAAGGTAGGGGGGAATTGTATTCCAAATTTAAAAGATACTTGTATATACAATGTCCCAACCAGGAGACAGGGTAAGTCTTACTTTATCCTTCTCTGATTGAATGTATTAAATGAACTTGATTTGATAGAGTTCTAGGTCAGCATATCTAAAAGCACCAGGTAGGAGACGTTAGACAGTTTATAATTTATACATTGTTATTTAGGCTGTTCACATAATATATAACAAAGCATTTCACCAACCTAAGTATGGTTGgtgaaacaaagaagaaacaggAAAAATTTCAGCATCGGATAACCCAATGTGGTCAGAAAGTTTATTGTTTCattatatactacttcatgaGTAAATATAGCCATTGTTATAAAAATTTGTCACATGTTGTTTCAACATAAGCCTATATGCTTAATAATTGTTTAACTGAGTATTTCATATAATTGACTCtcttcacttctctctctctctctctctgtgtgtgtgtgtttgtgtgtttgtgtgtgtaatagAGCCAAACAGAGAAATTGGCTAAAGTCTATCAGCCAAAGCGTGCCATCTTATCTGCTAAATGTGCTATATCTGTTGCACACCTCTTGGCAGCTCGGCAGGATTTATCAAAGATAATGAGGACTAGCAGTGGCTCTATCAGAGAGAAGACTGCATGTGCCATTAATAAGGTACCTGTGTTGTTCagatgatgtttttttttaaatttgtacgtATCTGTGTTTGTTAAGGAATTGCACTGGAAAAAAATTGTACTCATGCAAAATTTCATTATTTTCTGTGCATATATGAACATTGAGCTTCCAGCCTTTTCCTAGTTCCTATTACcaaaatccatccttccttccttccttccttccttccttccttccttccttccttccttccttccttccttccttccttccttccttccttccttccttccttccttcctttctctaggaTTTATGACATTATCATATCAGAGCTGACTTCTCTGAGCTGGAAATGATCGGTCCTTAATGGCAATTGGTTTATGTCTTTATACTTGTTTGTAAAAGCAAGGTTTGAGTTTGTAAGCAAAACTAACGTAGTCATACTTGTACTGATGTACCAGCTAGCAAGCTAGttcataaaaaaataatgtaatgcTTGATTACAGATGTACTCAGGGATGTAAAAATGCTTGCAGTAAATAATCTGTAACAGATACTGTAGATTACATCTGACATTAGAAAGGAGTAAATGCCAGGTTCGTTCCACTGAAGGATTTATTTGATACCTTTGGAAGCTGTATACATAGCCCAGTCTATTTTTGTACTCTATCGATCAGTTGAAGGCTATTTTTCCTTCAGAGATTAAAAACATATGTAATATTATTTAGAGTTTCAGACTTAGAGCTTCGCATAACAAAATCACACAGTTTGAATTGAGCTGTATTGTAAATTCATGATTGTGATTATGATATTCTTTAAATCCTAACTTTCCCCAAAATTTATTACTGTTCTGTGCACGAAAAATCCACATTGTGGCTTGACAATTTGTTTAGATTGATTGAAGAGGGTCACAATCTAGTCAAACCAAAATTGGAATATTTTGGTTTTCAGCCAAGACAAAATCTGGAAGGATATTACAGGGTGCTAATAGAATGAGTAGGCAAGACTGGTGGatctttcttcccctcttctgCATGCCTGTATCCTAACATACCTGATAATATTCCCAGGGgtatccttccctttctctcccctttaCCTCCCTGCCCCTTAATTGAAGCATAGTATACTCAACTGGCTAGTCTGTGCTTGGAACAGTTTGGCTATAAAATATTTTCCACATGCTTACAATCTTTCTCTTTGGAAGCTTCTTTTCCCTTGCTAAATCATCAGTTTGTATTTTTCATTGCAatgttttatggtttttttttccttacatgGACTCaaatttacatatatttttttaaaaaagaaaatgatattttggcatactttttcatttacttttctgccatatttggttttgtttctttttaggtTCTTATGGGCCGAGTGCCTGACCGAGGTGGGAGACCCAATGAAATCGAACCACCTCCACCCGAGATGCctccatggcagaaaaggcaagATGGTCCTCAACAACAAAGTGGTGGGGGCAGAGGTGGAAGAGGTGGCTATGAGTCATCGTATGGAGGACGTGGAGGCTATGACCAAGGGAGTCATGACCGAGGAGGCCGAGGAGGATATGACCAAGGAAGTTATGAAAGAGGAAGTCGAGGAGGGTATGACTCATCATATGGAAACCGAGGAAGTCATGAACATGGGGGTCATGAACGAGGCCGTGGACGTGGTGGCTATGACCATGGTggcagagggggaggaagaggaggcaaacCTCAAGGTGGCTGGACCGATGGTGGAGGAAGTGGCTATCAAGATCTCTATAGGGATAATAATTACAGAGATTCCGGATTTCAAACTGGTGGTTACCATGGTGGTGGCAGCGGAGGTGGCTACCAAGGAGGCGGATATGGTGGTTACCAGTCATATTCAGGAAGTGGATATCAAGGTGGAAGTGGCACCTATCAACAAGACAACAGATATCAAGACGGGCACACCGGTGATCGAGGTGGAGGTCGTGGAGGAGGGCGAGGTGGCCGTGGAGGCCGTGGCAACCGAGGGCAAGGAGGTGGCTGGGGAGGAAGAGGTGCACAGAACATTAATCAGGGGGGTCAGTTTGAGCAGCATTTCCAGCAAGGGGGGTATCAGTACAATCAATCTGGATTTGGACAAGGAAGACACTTCACAAGTTGAGGCTATAAAAGTTTCTCAATTGGCAGAGCTCATGTAATAGTAGTctgcttattttttctttttgacttAATATCAGTCGAGATGTCAGGCTGACCTTTCAAACTATTTgtgcatacatgaaaatatgggtACACTGCCCAAGTCTGAATGCAGTTTTCCTCTCCAGGACTGAGAACTTTAATACAGCAGTCGAGGTTCTATATCTTAGTAAACTGGAGATTCAGAATGCATGGGGTGTTCATGCAAGTAATAGGAGAACCAGGATGCCTATCTTTTTACATGgacttgttttttcccccatgtaAACCCTTCTCTTATTTATATACCATATTGGATTGCTGACTTCAGATCTATACTGTAATGCTGCACATCTGTGTAGTTAGCTGTGCATAAGTCCAGTTAAGTCAGATGGATTTAAGCATTTTAACTATGCAAGAATTGCAGCCTTCTTTGCAAGGTCCTGGATTTATTATATGAGCTCTACTGCTGGTAACTTATTCAAGTAGCCTTATTGCTCTGACTGAAAACACATGTCAAATCAAATGTCCTGACACTCAATGCCATGCAAAATCATAGTTAGTCAAGCTAAGTTGTTAAGAGAGACTAGAAATAGCCCCATGCTTCCCCATATGTCCACCTTGCTCTCATCGATTACAAACCAGTTGGTCGCCTGATCAGCCTAACTTTTACTTGAAACTAGCTAGCAGTAATGGCAGCCTGGAACCATTTTTTATGCACTAATTAAAACCACTCGACCTGAAACGCAGAATTGGTTTCATTTTGTCATCTAACTTGAGATGAAATGCCCTTCTGCTCAGTTTGTTACATTTTTCTTCACTAAAAGTTGCATTAGTGCgccttgcctttatttttttttggt
It encodes the following:
- the FAM98A gene encoding protein FAM98A, producing the protein MELELMENDILESLEDLGYKGPLLEDGALTLAASGGATSPEYTKLCAWLVSELRLFCKLEENVQATNSPSEADEFQLEVSGLLGEMNCPYTTLTSGDVTKRLLNQKNCLLLLTYLISELEAAKMLYVNAPPKKTQEGTGSEVFQELKGICIALGMSKPPANITMLQFFSGIEKKLKETLAKVPSNHVGKPLLSKPLGPVHWEKIEAINQAIANEYEVRRKLLVKRLDVTVQSFGWSDRAKSQTEKLAKVYQPKRAILSAKCAISVAHLLAARQDLSKIMRTSSGSIREKTACAINKVLMGRVPDRGGRPNEIEPPPPEMPPWQKRQDGPQQQSGGGRGGRGGYESSYGGRGGYDQGSHDRGGRGGYDQGSYERGSRGGYDSSYGNRGSHEHGGHERGRGRGGYDHGGRGGGRGGKPQGGWTDGGGSGYQDLYRDNNYRDSGFQTGGYHGGGSGGGYQGGGYGGYQSYSGSGYQGGSGTYQQDNRYQDGHTGDRGGGRGGGRGGRGGRGNRGQGGGWGGRGAQNINQGGQFEQHFQQGGYQYNQSGFGQGRHFTS